From Deltaproteobacteria bacterium:
TACCATAACTGTAGGAAGAGCAGCAGACAATGACATCGTGCTCTACCACAGGTTGACTTCCAGACATCATGCCATACTCCACTGGGCAGCCTCTGAAAACAAAATATACCTGGCGGATCTTGCCTCCAGGAACGGCACATTTCTGAACAGGCAAAGACTTTCTCGAGACTCGAGATACGAACTGTCCCCTGGAGACCAGCTCTCTTTTGGGCCTGAACCTACTCTGGTTTATCTTACGCCCGAAGCTTTCTATGATCTTATTGTAATGCTGGCAGCGAATTATGGCGGCTAATCCTTGCCTGATTCAACTGATGGGGCCATGTCGGCAGACCAGCCAACACCACTACCGTGCCTTATGGCCCACAAATTGTCACCAATTTGCCAGAGTAAGGACTCTGGAGGCAATTCTTGCCGCACTACTGCGCAAGGCAGATTTGCCCCCAGAATAACCGCCACTCTGGCAGCCAGATAACCTGGGGCGGTGGCCACAATCTAACTGGTGAACTAGAGGGAGCGCGGTGACAAGTCTGACTGTTTTGTCAATAGCCCATAAAGAGAGAGCCGTGTATTCCTCCCGATCGCTGACAATTTTCCTCTTACGAGTTGTACAGCGTTGAAATTCCCGTCTTTGTCTGTTGCGGGAATTGCTGCTGAGTCAAGAGAATGAGGTAGCAGAAGCATGGATATAACACCTTCTTCACCCGTGCGTGTCCTTGCTGTAGATGACGAGGAGGACATACTTGATCTTTACCGTGAGTTTCTCTGTCCTGAGGTGACAGGCAGCAAGCTAGAAGTAACCTACTGTAAACAGGCTGAAGAAGCGGTTGCCATAATCCAGGAAGGTTCTGCTTCTCAAGACCCATATTCTGTTGTTTTCCTTGATATTCTGCTTCCTCCTGGACGGGACGGCGTCTGGGCAGCAGAACAGATCCGCGCCATAGATCCAAGGATTTCTATTGTTATAGTAACCGGACTTTCTGACATACCTCCCGAAGAAATTGTCAAACGCGTACCCCCTGCTGACAAACTCCTTTACCTGCGCAAACCCTTTGCAGCTGAAGAAATAAGACATTTTGCCTATGCTCTGGGCGAAAAATGGAAACAGGAATCCAGGCTACTGTCTCTGCAGGCCGAACTCGAGGCCCGCATCGAGGAAGCCCACGCTGAACTTGTCAAAGCCAATGAACGACTCAAAGAGGAAATCGAGGAGCGCAAGCGTACTGAACAGGCCCTGCGGGAGAGTGAGGAAACCTACCGCACTGTGCTGGAGGCCAATCCGGATCCAGTGGTTGTCTACGATATCGAGGGAAGGGTCCTCTACTTCAATCCTGCCTTTACTCGAGTATTCGGCTGGTCTCTAGAGGAGAGGCTGGTAAAAAAAATGGATCTCTTCGTGCCGGAAGAATGTTGGTCTGAAACCAAAATGATGATCGACAAGGTGCTGGCGGGAGAGAGTTTTTCTGGCATAGAAACGCAGCGATTCACCAAAGAAGGGAAAATAATTCCAGTCAGCATCAGTGGAGCCATCTACCGAGACAAGAATGGTGAGCCTGTAGGCAGTGTGATCAACC
This genomic window contains:
- a CDS encoding FHA domain-containing protein, translated to TITVGRAADNDIVLYHRLTSRHHAILHWAASENKIYLADLASRNGTFLNRQRLSRDSRYELSPGDQLSFGPEPTLVYLTPEAFYDLIVMLAANYGG